A single window of Bordetella genomosp. 11 DNA harbors:
- a CDS encoding glutathione S-transferase family protein, producing the protein MKLHWSPRSPFVRKVMIVLYEAGIEDRVSCVRTPVAMDKPNLDLLPDNPLLKLPTLVLDDGSSIYDSRVICGYLNDLAAAGLLPAEPRARLTAERRQALGDGLLDVLLLYRQERNKPAARQTPAWLDAFALKLKAVLAALETEGPALRATPFDLGLIAVGCALSYLDYRFADLPWRDGHPALAAWHKDFATRPSVARSLPDDTAA; encoded by the coding sequence ATGAAATTGCATTGGTCGCCGCGTTCCCCCTTCGTCCGCAAGGTCATGATCGTGCTGTACGAGGCCGGCATCGAAGACCGGGTAAGCTGCGTGCGGACGCCGGTGGCGATGGACAAGCCCAACCTGGACCTGCTGCCCGACAACCCGCTCCTGAAGCTGCCCACCCTGGTACTGGACGATGGCAGCAGCATCTACGACTCGCGTGTCATCTGTGGCTACCTGAACGATCTGGCCGCCGCCGGCCTGCTGCCGGCCGAACCGCGCGCGCGGCTGACGGCGGAACGCCGCCAGGCGCTGGGCGACGGCCTGCTGGATGTGCTGCTGCTCTATCGCCAGGAACGCAACAAGCCCGCGGCGCGCCAGACGCCGGCCTGGCTGGACGCCTTCGCGCTGAAGCTAAAGGCGGTGCTGGCCGCGCTGGAAACCGAAGGACCCGCCCTGCGGGCCACGCCGTTCGACCTGGGCCTGATCGCGGTCGGCTGCGCCCTCTCGTATCTGGACTACCGGTTCGCCGACCTGCCCTGGCGCGACGGCCATCCCGCCCTGGCGGCCTGGCACAAGGACTTCGCCACGCGTCCGTCGGTGGCGCGCAGCCTGCCCGACGACACGGCGGCCTGA
- a CDS encoding carboxymuconolactone decarboxylase family protein, with the protein MSRIPFPTPDTMNEAQRRVYERIVSGPRGRLVGPLRAALHNPELAERWQAFGALLRYGTSLPPRVSELAIVVTARRWNSQIEWHIHAQAAAEAGIAPAVLEAIRARRAPEFDTPEDALVYEFARQLQETGQVAPGVYARAIECWDVAGVVELTAVIGYYTLVSMTLNAHEIPMPDDATAPLDVPAEGGQPTLSRLPPARKDGA; encoded by the coding sequence ATGAGCCGTATTCCCTTCCCCACGCCCGACACGATGAACGAAGCACAGCGACGCGTCTACGAACGCATCGTCTCGGGCCCGCGCGGCCGGCTGGTCGGCCCGCTGCGCGCCGCCCTGCACAACCCGGAGCTGGCCGAACGATGGCAGGCCTTCGGCGCCTTGCTGCGCTACGGCACCAGCCTGCCCCCGCGCGTCAGCGAGCTGGCCATCGTCGTGACCGCACGCCGCTGGAACAGCCAGATCGAATGGCATATCCACGCGCAGGCCGCCGCGGAAGCGGGGATCGCGCCCGCCGTACTGGAAGCCATCCGGGCGCGCCGCGCGCCGGAATTCGACACACCGGAGGACGCACTCGTCTATGAATTCGCCCGCCAGCTGCAGGAAACCGGCCAGGTCGCGCCGGGCGTGTACGCCCGGGCGATCGAATGCTGGGACGTGGCCGGCGTGGTCGAGCTGACCGCCGTCATCGGCTACTACACGCTGGTCTCCATGACGCTGAACGCCCACGAGATCCCCATGCCCGACGACGCCACCGCGCCGCTGGATGTACCCGCCGAAGGCGGCCAACCCACGTTGAGCCGCCTGCCGCCAGCGCGCAAGGATGGCGCATGA